The genomic interval GTGGTGTCCGCGTGGCCGACGCTGCCCTCGTCGCCGTAACCCTGGTTGCCCTTGCCGTCACGCTTGTCGGTACCGATGACCAGGATGTTGACGGGGCCCTTGGTGACGGCGGCGTTGTCCACGCCGACATCGATCTTGTTCAGGTTGTTGTTGAAGTGCTGATAGAGCAGATACGCGCCCAGCGAGCCGCCGACCAGCACAAAGGCGAGGGTGCCGCCGGTCCACAGCATCACCTTCTTCTTCGTGCTCTTCTTCGGCTTGGGCCGCCGCCGGCCGGTGGCCGGCTTGGCCCCCGCGCGCCGTCCGCCGCCGCCACCGCCGCGCTGCGGCGGCACGGCGCGGCGGCCGGGCGGTGCCTCGGTGCTTCGGGGCTTGGCGGGAGCGGCCGGGGCATCGGCGGTGGGAGCGGTACTGGAGCTGTGCCCGGAGGCCTGCCCGGCCTCCTCGGCTTGGTCAAGACGCAGCTCGTAGCTGCCGGTTTTCGGGTCGAAGACCCACTGGTCGGCGGGGTCGATGCCACCCGCCCGCCCACGGCCTTGCGCGTCCACGGTCGCTTGAATCCTCCGTCGGTGCCACGCGGCGCCTACCCCCCAGAGGCGCTCGGTCACGTCATCAGTGCAGTGCGCGGTCAGCCGGCCGTGCGCACCGGATCGCTCACACTATCCGCCCAGTTCAGCGTCAAGCGACGCCGGTGACAAATTCCACTCCCCTACAACTGGGCAATCTGCCCAATCCCTTCGCCCACGCAAAAACCCGATCATACGCTTCGGGTGATTCATCCACAGATGCCGTGTGCTGCGGTGGTTCCCTCGTATGTGGGAGGGGCGGTGGGGGACGGGGAGACGGCCGGGGGGCTCATCGGGGAGGCGCCGGGAGGGGCGATGGACTGCTCGCCCGAGGCGGGCGCGCCGGAGGAGGGCTCGCCGTACCCGGGACCCGGACCCGCCGCGGGGGACTCCGGCTCGGGCGTCCACTCCTCGGCGCCCTCCTCGGCCCCGGGCCGGCTCCCCGCCGGCCCGCCGCCGGGCTTGCCGTCCGCGGGCCGGACGTTGGCGCTCACCGACACCGGGCGGTCCCGGCGCAGTTGCTCGAAGAGCTGGTCGGCGTCCGGCTGGACGAGCTCGTCGCGGTCCGGGTTGTACGGGTACGGGCGGCGCGGCACCGTGAGGAACTGGACCCGGTCGCTGGGGATGCCGCGCACGGTGCGCACCAGGTCGTACATCTTCCGCAGGGTGTCCAGGCCGGCGTCCGTGGTCAGCGAGGACGTCGCCGCGTCCAGCACCGGGTAGAGCCGCGCCGGGTTGAGCAGCACGCCGTTGCTCTGCATCTCCTTGAACAGGGCGCCCAGGAACTCCTGCTGTCGCCCCATCCGCTCGGTGTCACTGCCGTTGCCGAGGCTGTAGCGGGCGCGTACGTAGCCGAGCGCCTGCTCCCCGAGGAGCACCTGACGGCCCGCCGGGAGCTTGAGCCGGGCCTCCGGGTCGTCCACGGGCTGCTTGAGGCACACCTCGACCCCGTCGATGGCGTCGACCAGCCGCTTGAAGCCGTTGAAGTCGACGATCACATGGTGATTGATGCGGATGTGGCTGATGTTCTCGACGGTGCGGATGGTGCAGGCCGCCCCCGCGAGCTCGTAGGCCCAGTTGAACTGGGCGAACCGCTCGTTGGTCTCGGTGCCGTCCGGGCGGCGGCAGGCCGGGATCCTCGCCATCAGGTCGCGCGGCAGGCTGACGGCGGTCGCGCTGTGCCGGTCGGCGGCCACGTGCAGCAGGATCGTGGTGTCCGAGCGCTGGCCGCTGTCCTCGCCGTAGCTGCCGTTGCCGGGGCCGTCCCGGGTGTCCGAGCCGATGATCAGGATGTTCTGCGCGCCGGACACCAGCTCCGAGGGGCGCTCCTTCTCGTAGCGCGCCAGTTCGTTCGCGGTCGCGGTGTCCGT from Streptomyces albireticuli carries:
- a CDS encoding LCP family protein; translated protein: MHDSIDLLPPAPRRRRRWLRWLALGLVVLVLAVVAVGWLLYQRLDSNITTDTATANELARYEKERPSELVSGAQNILIIGSDTRDGPGNGSYGEDSGQRSDTTILLHVAADRHSATAVSLPRDLMARIPACRRPDGTETNERFAQFNWAYELAGAACTIRTVENISHIRINHHVIVDFNGFKRLVDAIDGVEVCLKQPVDDPEARLKLPAGRQVLLGEQALGYVRARYSLGNGSDTERMGRQQEFLGALFKEMQSNGVLLNPARLYPVLDAATSSLTTDAGLDTLRKMYDLVRTVRGIPSDRVQFLTVPRRPYPYNPDRDELVQPDADQLFEQLRRDRPVSVSANVRPADGKPGGGPAGSRPGAEEGAEEWTPEPESPAAGPGPGYGEPSSGAPASGEQSIAPPGASPMSPPAVSPSPTAPPTYEGTTAAHGICG